DNA from Leishmania mexicana MHOM/GT/2001/U1103 complete genome, chromosome 9:
TCGACCCCCGTACATGATGCGGCGCCCCAGGAATTCCTCCAAGGTACCTCACCAGACAGATCTGTGACAAGTCCCTACAGCGGCATgtcgcacgccgccaccagtGCCCCCGTCACAGAGGCAGAGGTACAGCTGTTGCAAGCCTACGAGGTGCTCGATCAGCTGAGCTTGATGAAGCTTCTGTCTGCGTACGCGACGTGGCCGGTGCGCACGGTGccgacgcggctgctgctgcacacggtGGTGAACGAGTTCAGCGACGTTCTCTACGTGGACAGCTCGGAGCGTAACGGCGATGCAGAGCATTGATGCTTTCCCGTGGCTGCGCCGTGAGGCAAcactcccctcctccacccccccccctctcgctcgaTCCGCGTGCGATGTGCACTGCGCGCTGGACTCGTCCTGTGCGCATGAAGTCGTGTCGGTTCATGCTTAACCTCCTTGCTGGGTTGTATGTTGTGGTTGACTGTCTTGCGCTTGCGCGCAGTCCtcgtgggtgcgtgcgtgtgtgtggttggcCGCTACACTCGACGGTTGCAGCGATCCTTCTGTTCAAGTCCGGaaaagcggcggcggctgagtCGTGCACACATCCAGGAAGCCAAGAAATAGAAACGCAAGCGGGCCTTGCAACGGCCGCTGGCAGCGTcggctcctccccccgcgcaCTCGCGGCGAGGGGGGTGCGACAAGGAAGAGTTGGGGCGAAAAACGTTGCTGAGCGACTCCTGTCCTGCGCGATACCCTTCTACACAGACTCTTGCCCGGGACCTCCTCCCTTCCACACCCCACAAGACGCATCCACTTGTGCAAAACCCAGCTCGCCCGCCTACCTTTCATGTTgcgcctctcctcttccgcccctcctccgccccaTTTCTCGATCATCGGtatccacgcacacgccataCACACGTGCGGGTGTTCATGTCACCCCACATGCCAatcccctccgcctcccctaGAGCGCAGTCCAGAGAAGTCCACAGTCGCCCGTACGTGCGAGCTCGCCgtcaagcacacacacatacacatacacgagCTACCTTGTACGACCTCTCTTGCTACCTCCCGCAGCCTTATCTTCCGCACGAGTGGTGTCCACCATTGCTGCCACGAGTACTGCGGCCGTCATtgcgcccctccctctttcacCTCACGCGATATCTCTTCGCTGCACCGTGTACACGCCTATCGCGCCCGTAGaccgtctccccccccccacccaacACCTTTCCTTGTACCTCCTTACCCTCTCGTTAGGTTTACATCTCGGACTTTCGAGCACCTCCGCCCGACACCGACCCCACCTCACCGCGcctcgcccccaccccctccgtTCATCCTCGCCGCTCCTCTACCGAAGTCTGGAAGCCTTCGCGCCTCATCACCAGTCAGCCGAGAATACGGTGAGAGCTCCCCGTCAAGTCCGCCAGAGCCCACCGCAGGCATCATGGATTCCTCTtccgcagctgctgatgctggtggcgctgcggcgcgatCTGGGCTGCACATGTACTCCAACGCGCAGGCGAACGCCGCCGGCTccgggacggcggcgctgcccaaCAAGGCGCTGGATCATGTGAAGCACATGTCGCGCAGCCAGAGCGACGCGCGGCGATCGGGTAGCAAGCGCACCTTCGATGAAGCCACCGCGACCGACAAcgtgcagcaacgccgccacgatggcacggcggtgccgaaCACCGCACCGAAtcaggtggtggaggtggtggcgccgccgcccaagaagaagaaggtgACGtatgcgctgccgcaccagaACATGGAGGAGGGCCACTTCTACGTGGTGCTCGGCGAGGACATCGACGTGTCGACGCAGCGCTTCAAGATCCTGTCGCTGCTCGGCGAGGGCACCTTCGGCAAGGTGGTGGAGTCGTGGGACCGCAAGCGCAAGGAGTACTGCGCGGTGAAGATCGTGCGCAACGTGCCCAAGTACACACGCGACGCCAAGATCGAGATCCAGTTcatggagaaggtgcgccaGGCGGACCCGGCCGACCGCTTCCCGCTGATGAAGATCCAGCGCTATTTCCAGAACGACAGCGGCCACATGTGCATCGTCATGCCCAAGTACGGCCCCTGCCTGCTGGACTGGATCATGAAGCACGGCCCCTTcaaccaccgccacctcgcgcagATCGTCTTCCAGACCGGCGTCGCGCTCGACTACTTTCACAGCGAGCTGCACCTCATGCACACAGACCTCAAGCCCGAGAACATCCTCATGGAGACCAGCGACACCACCGTCGACCCCGCCACCAACCGCCACCTGCCGCCCGACCCGTGTCGCGTCCGCATCTGCGACCTcggcggctgctgcgacgagcgccacagccgcaccgccatcgtCTCCACGCGCCACTACCGCAGTCCCGAGGTCATCCTCGGGCTCGGCTGGATGTACTCCACCGACATGTGGTCCATGGGCTGCATCATCTACGAGCTCTACACCGGCAAGCTGCTCTACGACACGCACGACAACCTCGAGCACCTGCACCTCATGGAGAAGACGCTCGGCCGCCTGCCGTCCGAGTGggccgcgcgctgcggcacggaggaggcgcgcctGCTGTACAACTCCGCCGGCCAGCTGCGGCCCTGCACCGACCCCAAGCACCTCGCCCGcatcgcgcgcgcgcggacgGTGCGCGACGTCATCCGCGACGACCTGCTGTGCGACCTCATCTACGGCCTGCTGCACTACGACCGCCAGAAGCGCCTCAACGCACGCCAGATGACCACGCACCCCTACGTGCTCAAGTACTACCCCGAGGCGAGCCAGGCGCCCAGCTACCCCGACAACCGCCCCATGCTGCGCCCGCCGCCGATCATGTAGTGCCGACGGGCACGATGATCACCCTAGACAAGCTTTCATTGCAGACAATGTGCGGTCATCAGGCACTCTTCTCCGTGTACCACCCGCGAGCATCGCTCGTGTTCCGCTTCTCTCGAGTTTTCTCATGCACACCTTGTTGTGTTTCCTGTCGGTGTTGCTCTCGCATTGGAGGTGAGGTATGCCTGTGTGCCTCGCTTAGTGTCTGTGCCATCTGGCAGTCCCCGTCACCGTCGAGCCTcccaccggcagcgccgcagctctcctccctcactgTGGTATttgttttgttgtttctCAGCACACGCTATCCGCCCAGGAGCGCACcttcgcccccctccctccccctccctctcgggCTTCCCTTCGATCCACCTGTTCAGCCCGCACGAAGCGCCGGTGTCCTCCCCAGTTGTGTTGTCTTCCGTTCTCTTGGCGCGTTGCCACGGTACTCGCCCGCGATGGTCttgggggaggaagaggagaggggagggtggtgtgcacgtgtgcgtctaCCATTCCATGTTAGATGGCGTGCCTTCTCTGTGAAGGTATCGGATACTTACGCACAGATGgccccacacgcgcacgcacagagatgTGTCGTTGCCGTCGCGATATCGACGTTGTTGTTCGCTCGCTCCAgcacacccaccaccaccaccacccgtccctccctcacacacacgctcttCCCACCTGATCTTCATCGTTGCtttctgcgtgcgtgtgtgtgtgtgagagaggcagagagagtcgtggcggtggtggtgcgggcTCGACACACAAGAGAAGGTGCGAGAGCTGACCTCTGTGGAGCCTTCGCTTGCCTCTCGCTGTCTTTGGTGGTGTTCTCCTTTCACTTAGATCTTCGTTCTGTTGGTacgggtgtgtgcgtgtgcgtgtgtgtgtgcgtgtgtttgtgtgtgtgcgtctctgtctGCCCggcaccctccctctccccctcaaGCTTCCGCAGCTTCCCATCCTCCctcctgcgtgcgcgtgtgagcTCAGCTGGACGAGCACGAAGAGCGAGAGTATTGGGGGTCGTGTCGCCACCctgcccgccctcctccgtcatTCCTCAATCCGGGGTTGCCTACGATTGGGAGataggggaggagggcgagaggacACACCGGTATTTGGTGCTCGT
Protein-coding regions in this window:
- a CDS encoding putative protein kinase; this translates as MSRSQSDARRSGSKRTFDEATATDNVQQRRHDGTAVPNTAPNQVVEVVAPPPKKKKVTYALPHQNMEEGHFYVVLGEDIDVSTQRFKILSLLGEGTFGKVVESWDRKRKEYCAVKIVRNVPKYTRDAKIEIQFMEKVRQADPADRFPLMKIQRYFQNDSGHMCIVMPKYGPCLLDWIMKHGPFNHRHLAQIVFQTGVALDYFHSELHLMHTDLKPENILMETSDTTVDPATNRHLPPDPCRVRICDLGGCCDERHSRTAIVSTRHYRSPEVILGLGWMYSTDMWSMGCIIYELYTGKLLYDTHDNLEHLHLMEKTLGRLPSEWAARCGTEEARLLYNSAGQLRPCTDPKHLARIARARTVRDVIRDDLLCDLIYGLLHYDRQKRLNARQMTTHPYVLKYYPEASQAPSYPDNRPMLRPPPIM